TTAGTTGTGCAATGGCAGTCCCGCTGTGGAGTCGTTATGCAAGGAATTGAGGAGGGTTTTGAAAACCAAAAAGTCCTAGAGAAAGCATATGAACTGATGGGGAGCATACTAATATATCATGTTGATGCTTGGGCTGAAGGGAAACTGTTTTGTCATCCTTCCCTGCCTTCCAAGCCAAGGGAGGAAATCTGGGCACCTATCGACGAGGGTGATGGGGACGGTGACATACATAATCCGAACGTTGCAGCTCCACTGCCAAGAGCACCACTTCGACCGCGGCATGTCACATACACCAAAGCAAGAGGAGGGCAGAAGCGTGGCTCAATTCAAGTCGAGGACAAAGATGGCAAACGGCCAAGAAGAGAGTGCACAGGGTTTAGAGGAGGCGGAGTTGGTGGCTTGGCTGAAGTGCCCCCTTGGTTCCTTGAATGGCGTCAAGATGTCGACAATGAGGTAAATTTTGACATTCCCCTCAGTATTTCAATTTGTGTCCTTTTGGTTTATTCTCATCTCATACTGCAATATGCTATATGCCTGCAGAAGCTACTGAATCGCCTAATTACCACTGCAAAGAAAGAGCTTGGCCTTACGTTCGTGGATGCTCCGGTTCTTCATTTGAAGCAAACCTTCGAGAAGAAGATACAAAGTCTTGAGCTGAAGAATGCAGGTAGCCAACGTAGTGATGTTGAAGACATCAGAGGTGGTGGTTTCATCACCGATGGAGTTATCACGCAGTACTTCGAAGGCCTCACTCCAATGCTGCATAACCAAGTCAATCTGGTGCCACCGGCAAGCTCGCTGGCTTTCGCCCATGATCCATATACAATGGATGTGGCACTTCTTGCTTCCTCAGAGATCAACATTCTTCCCGTCAACAACAGCACTAGTGATGAGCCGGACATGGGATCTCACTGGTCCGTCATGGTTCTGTACAGACCCATCAATGGCGCGCCTCGACTGGTGCACCATGAC
The Triticum dicoccoides isolate Atlit2015 ecotype Zavitan chromosome 3A, WEW_v2.0, whole genome shotgun sequence genome window above contains:
- the LOC119269880 gene encoding uncharacterized protein LOC119269880 translates to METKFLKILHKCCNSMDHFDRLGSRARDLVVQWQSRCGVVMQGIEEGFENQKVLEKAYELMGSILIYHVDAWAEGKLFCHPSLPSKPREEIWAPIDEGDGDGDIHNPNVAAPLPRAPLRPRHVTYTKARGGQKRGSIQVEDKDGKRPRRECTGFRGGGVGGLAEVPPWFLEWRQDVDNEKLLNRLITTAKKELGLTFVDAPVLHLKQTFEKKIQSLELKNAGSQRSDVEDIRGGGFITDGVITQYFEGLTPMLHNQVNLVPPASSLAFAHDPYTMDVALLASSEINILPVNNSTSDEPDMGSHWSVMVLYRPINGAPRLVHHDSTEGRINNEAAERLARSIRRVLPPFQESVVEHASTPLQDNNADCAVFVMAIANSIGRWRLSKGHQGQQLQQDWVNTLARDIDQNVVAQMRNLLPEFLEGQMTVEELNSVCFFSGDGVDGQGKNGLP